The Sphingobacteriales bacterium nucleotide sequence GCAAGATTATAATAACAGACCTTACCATGCATTGGGTGGACAAACGCCTTTAGAAGTTTTAGCTGGCAGTACTACCAATTATAAAATTTTAAAAGCTGATAGCATAAATGCAAGAACAGCACGCAAGCAATATAACCAACAACAATGTTGTATAGCTTAGATGCTGAATTGAAGCTATATTTTATAGCAAACAAATTAATAAATTTAAACTATTTATTTTAACCACGAAGTACGCAAAGTTGGCACTGAAATAAGACAAATAAATTAGCTCATACCAATAATTTTATACAACAAAAATACTAACATATAAATACTTGATTTTTATTTATGTACGGATAACCGAACATTTTATAGCATAATAGCTGTAGAGGTTGCTGGGGAAATTATCTCTTGATAGTTGGTACATATATGTTATCTACCTTAATAAAGTATTCACAAACGGTACTATCTTTTTCAATAAATAAATCATTGTCTAAATAAGAGTTGTAGAAAATAATATTTAATATCCGTCCGTTTGAATCATAAACTATAGAATAACGTTTTATGTTATCTATATAATAATCCCAAATGCTATCTCTAAGAAAATTTGTACAAACTGTTAATCTATATTCATCATAACTATTATAGTAATAAAAAGAATCAATTGTTTTCCTTATTTTTCCTTTTGATTCATATTTTGGTGAGCAGTTAGCATTATTGTTAGTACTACACAAAGTTATAAAAACTATTATTAACAATAATATTCTAAAAATAAAACTCATAATTTCACAATTTATCTATAAATAATCATCTTTTTACTTTCTTAGTACCTTGTTCAGCTGGTTTCACATTTGTATCTGTATTTTTATTATCAAATTTAGCACCATAATATATTTTCCCAAATGTAACCTCATCGAATTGTCCAGAATCTATTAGTTTTTTTCGTGTATCATTTAATTTATTCATTGCTTTTTCCCCTACAAATTCTTCATAAACTTCATTCAACTAATATAATATTTATTTTCTGGATTTATTACAAATATTTGTATTTACTTTCTTTGTCTTGATACAAGAGTGTAATACTTACTTTTTTTCTTGATAAAAAAAGTAACAAAAAAATCAAGTTCAAGCTGAGGCACTTTGCCATGCTCTTGGCTTCAGCTCTAAAAATCTTACTTCTTTAAATCATCTTGTTGGTTTTGTTTGTGCTTGTTTAATGTTTGTATTATAACATAAATATCTTGCTGTGTCTTTTTTGCACGATGATTTCAGCCGTTTCGATTTTTCTTCACCGCGTGCTGACGCTTGAACGTTCTTTATGCAAAACTTTCTTTACGCTCGACGCTTATTTTCTTAACACTATTTTTCTGATGCCATTTTTTTACCTAAAAACCGAACGTTTTATAATATAAATATTATTAACTATTTACTGTAAGCGTGTTGGCTTGCAGTTGTTTGTTTTTTTTTTTTGCAGGTGACGCTACGCTATAACACCTGCCAAAGGCGAGTTTTTGTTGTTGGTGAAGAACACCAACAATGGCGAGGTTGGGCGGTTGACAGGTGACGCTTGCCTACGCTAAAACAACGCTAAGCTAAACACCTGTCACGGGCGAAGGTTGCTGGGGTAAATAAGTGTGTCTTTAGATATTATTTTCCATGTATAACTACCATTTGGCAAATAAACATCATACTTATTTTTATCTACATTAAGAAAAATAAGCTCTGTAAAACCTACCTTTTTACCTAGTTTCATAAACTTTAAATGATAACCACCATCACTTTGATATGGTAATGATGAATCTGTTCGTTCACATACAAATATAGTATCATTGTATTTTTTACTATACATTTTTTTTAGTAATATAAATGTACACACTCCAAAAGGAGAATCTGCATATACTTCAATAGTAGATTTCAAATGCATATCAAAATTAAAAAATAATTGTTGATGCATATTTTTATATGGATATTTAGTTTCTTTTGATTTCTCTTGTAATCTTTTATAATCAATACTTAAACAATATAAATTTTGATTTTCTATTCTAAAATAACCTACTGTATCCAATAATGTTCTACCTCTGCCCTCCATAATTAACATATTAGAGTATATATTTTTATCTAATTTTTTATATATTGGCATATTTATAAACTGGTATTTATAAATGGTATCATATTTTAAATTCGAACTCCATTTGTAATATGCACTTTCAATTTTATCTACCTTTTCATAAGAATTAATATCTTTTCTCTTACACATAGAAAAAAACAATAGAATTGTTATAGCGATTTCTAATCTCATTTACTTTTCGCTGGGCTTTAAAATATTTTCTAATAATTTCCTCTGCCTTTGTTGGTTTTTAACCAACAAACTACAAATTCCCATAACCTTCATTCATCTAATTTAATATTTATTTTTTGTATTTGTTACATGTATTTGCTTTTTTCCTTGATGAAATTGTGTATTTACTTTCTTTGTCTTGATACAAAGAAAGTAACAAAGAAAAATCAAGGTTTACGAAAAATGACGCTAAAAATAATCGTCTTCGCTAAAAGTTTTTAAACTTGTTCTGCTTCTTCTAAGCAGAACTTCAAACAGCAAAACTTTCTTTACGCTCGACGATTATTTTCTTTACGCTATTTTTCTGATGCCATTTTTTTACCTAAAAACCGAACGTTTTATAATATAAATATTATTAACTATTTACTGTAAGCGTGTTGGCTTGCAGTTGTTTGTTTTTTTTTTGCAGGTGACGCTACGCTATAACACCTGCCAAAGGCGAGTTTTTGTTGTTGGTGAAGAACACCAACAATGGCGACGAAAAATTACGCTAAAAATAATCGTCTTCGCTAAAAGTTTTTAAACTTGTTCTGCTTCTTCCAAAGCAGAACTTCAAACAGCAAAACTTTTTTTACGCTCGACACTTATTTTCTTAACGCTATTTTTCTGATGCCGTTTCTTTTTTTTACAAAAAAAAGCACTGATAAAATAATTATCAGTGCTTAGTATAAATTGAATCAACTAAAAATATTTATTTAGAAATATCCATTCTTGAAAGTAATAATTTATCTCCTTTTTCAGTCTCTGATAGATAGATAATATACTTTCCTAATTCAACTACATTTTTTGATGGGAAAAGATAAAACTTTTTCTTCTCTGCTTCACCAAGCAATTTAAAATCTGATGCTGTACCTTTGTCTAAATCTAAGGTACCATATTGAACACTAAATAATGGAGCCCATGTTTTTGTTGTTGTTTTGGTGAACCAACTATAATCTTCATCCGTTTCTTCGTGAGTTGCTCTACATATATTCATCATCCAGTATAATTTGCTTTTATCAGCAGATTCTGTTAGATAACTCGTAGCTGGGAACATATCAGATGTCAATGGAGAACGATTGAAAAATCCTGCTGTTTCTTTTTGGTCTAAGAACACACCGTAGTTGTGTTTTAGATTACCTTGACCATCAAACTGAAACATATATACTCCTTGATATAGTCTTGAGCCTGCATTATAATCTGGACCAAATGGTTTTTGTTTTGCTACTTTAAAATCTTGTCCATTTATTAATATATCATTTTTACTTGTGAAGTATATATTGAATGTCTCGAATCTTTTACCATTAAAATCAACTATCTTCTTTTGTCCTTCTGGTTTTACTGCTTTAGAATTAAAATCAGCAACTGGAGTTTCTTTTATAAAGTCAAATTTTCCATTTACTAATTTTCCAAGTGTAAATCCAGTAAAATTCATTTCATCAAGCATGGCATCTATTGCCTCTTGTGTAACACCCATATCTTTGTTGCCTGCCAAAGTATTACCCATATTTTTTAATGCACTAAACATACCGCCAGATTTTGCAGTGGTATTTTCTGTAGCTTTCTCTTCTTCATCTGCTGATGTCGTAGCAACTAACTGTGTTTTATATATTTTATCAATATATGTTCCTGTTAAATCTTTTGTAATGCTTGGTCCATAGAAGAACAATTCATTATTCTTCTCATAAACTTCTAAAATTCTCCAGCCATTAGTTGGTGCATCAAAAATCACTTTCTCTTTAATGTTGCCTTCTGGACTAATTCTATAATATACTAATTTATTTGGAACAGCTGTTGTTTTCTTATTTATATTTCCTTGTGGAGCAAATACTACAATCCAATCTCTAGGTAAATCATCATTATTCAATGCATGATTTTCATCTTTAAGTGGTTCTGCAAAAATTGGTGCATGTGGCTCATTAAAATCTATTTTTGATAATACTGAGATATTGACTTCATTGTCACATTTTATTAGGTCGTAATGAAGATAAGAACCCAAAGCATCTTTTGGAGAATCTTGTCTTCCTGCGATTACTAATATTGAACTATCTCTATCTACTTCATAAGCACCTCCTCTGAAATAATATTTTTCACCTGCATCACTTGTTGGCTTCACCTTTTCCAACATTTTTACATTTTTTATATATGTACCATACCACCATCTATATTTCCATGTAATTAATTTTTTCTAAAAACTAATTTACCACCCATTGTTGTAGATGCTGTTAATCCATTTGTGTAGTATACATCTCCCTAAAATTAAACCATTTATATCTACTTCTTACTTTTTCTACATCCCATTCTTCTTTTTTAGTATCTTTTAATCCCAAATCAATATCATAAGTATAGGTTTCAATTTTTACTTTCTTTTGGCTAGATGGTAACACATATACCAAATCAAAAGTATTGTTTGCTTGGTTTGTTTCCACTCCACCTAGATATCCATTCTTGGCTTTTCTAGATATGTCATAAGAAACTTCTTTTACTTCATTTTGTGCAAAAATATTGTTAAATAAAACAATACTCAAAAAAAGACATGCAATTTTTACGTACTTCATAAGTAGTTTTTTTCCAAATATATACAAAAAAAAACAAAAATGCAAATAAAATTCTTTTAAAATACTAATATCTTGAGCAGAAAATTAGCTATTACCTTGAAGGAAATATTTACTTTCCATCTATATAAATTATATAAAATGAGTGTTATCGATAGAAAGAAAAAACAAATAAAATATACTATATAATAATTAAATTACCAGAGGCAATTATTTATTTTCTACTAATTACTTTTTCTACTTTTTCTATGATGTTTTTTGGCATTAGTCCATATTTTTCTAATAATTGGTCTGGTGTGCCACTTTCGCCAAAGCTATCGTTTACAGCAACAAACTCTTGTGGTACTAAATGGTTTTGGATTAATACACTTGCAACACTTTCGCCTAAACCACCAGCCATTTGATGTTCTTCTGCTGTAACCACACAACCTGTTTTCTTTACTGATTTTAATATTGCTTCAACATCCAAAGGTTTTATAGTATGCATATTAATAAGTTCTACAGAAATACCTTTTTTTTCTAATTCTTGTCCTGCCAAAACTGCATGCCATACTAAATGTCCGCAAGCAATAATTGTAACATCTGTACCTTCTGATAGAAATTGTGCTTTGCCTATCTCAAAATTTTGGTCTTCTGCTTCTGTAAAAATTGGCCAAACAGGACGACCAAATCTTAAATAAGTTGGTCCATTTCTTTCAATAATTGCTTTGGTTGCTAATCGTGTTTGGTTGTAATCGCATGGCACAACAACTGTCATGTGTGGCAACATTTTCATCAAACCTATATCTTCTAAAATTTGGTGTGTTGCACCATCTTCACCTAATGTTAGTCCTGCGTGTGAGCAACATATTTTCACATTTTTATCTGAGTAAGCTACAGATTGACGTATTTGATCATACACTCTACCTGTTCCGAAATTTGCAAAAGTTGTAGCTACTGGAATTTTTCCGCCAATAGTTAAACCAGCTGCTATTCCAATCATATTTGCTTCTGCAATACCTGTTTGGATAAAACGTTCTGGAAAATCTTCTATAAATTTTTCTAATTTTAGTGAACCCACTAAATCTGCACAAAGTGCAACAACATTTGGATTTTGTTTTCCTGCCTCGTAAATGCCTACACCAAATCCGCTTCTGGTGTCTTTTTTGTCTGTGAATGTAATATCTTGAAGACTCATTTTGTATGAAATTATGACACTAAAATAGTTTTTTATTATCAAAATCTATAATTAAGTATTGGTTATGCAATAAAATTGAACATAAAACGTTATGCTTATGTGTATTTTAACATTTTTTGATATTTTGGTATGATTATTGAATAAATTGAGTTAAATTTGTAATAATAGCATTGAAAAGTAAATTCTACATATTATTCTTTATCTTCTCTGTGTTGGCTTTTGCGCAGCAATTGCCACCTCGTGCATTTGAAAAATATGATAATAAAGGAAATAACGAACCTTGTGTTCAGGTTTATTTGAATACTACACCAATGGCTTGTGGCAATATGATTTCTAAAAAGACAAAAGGATTGATTACGGTATCTAAAGATAATATTAATAAAATTTATTTCAATATTACAGTAAAATCTAGTACTGGGAAAAATGAACCACCCGTTTATTTGCGTTTTATTAAAGTAAAACAAATGGACATTCAAGAATTATTGCAATATACACAAGATGGCGACGAAATTTTTATTGAAGAGTACGTGCCTGCTGTGAATAAGATAGATTTGAATTGTACACCAACTAATTTTGTGGTGCACAATCCATCTTAAATTTTATCCTAAGGAATTTAAGTCTGCGAATTGACAGATAAATCCACCCATTAGAATAAGACATACAATCCAATAACCTGAATTGATTGCAATATATTTGAAACCTTTGCGTTCAAACAATGCATTTGTGGTAACCATTGGCAATGCTAATCCTATTCCAGCAATTGCACCATGTAGTGCACCGTGTTTAAAAGTTCTGAACTCATTACCATAAGTTTGCATTACACTACCAAATAATTGTTGTGTAGCCTCTTCCGTAAAATGATTTTGCAGCATTCCGAAAAATCCCATTTGGTGTATAACTATTCCTGATAGAGCAAATGCTATGAAAACGCTTAGAACATATGCCAATCCAAATACTAATAATGGATTGAATCCTTCTCTGAGCTTTTCTTCTGACACTCCAACTGTTTGCATCCAAGCATTACCAAATACTTTTGGATTGTACCAAATTGAGCCTACAATCATTGGAATGATTCCTGCAATTGCCATAGTAAGAAAAAAGTTTATTTGCATAATTGTTAATTTAATTGATGCAAATTAAATAGAATATATGAGAAAGGCAAATTGGATGGTATTAAAACTTATATCCAAACCCAATTTTTAAAAATCCTAATGAACCAAATCCTAGTTCAGTAAAACCAAAACAATTTTTACCATGAACTTCTAGCCCTAAAGCATTTAATTGGAATGCAAAACCAATTGTTCTATCATTTGGAGTATTATTTTGAAAATTTTTA carries:
- a CDS encoding transketolase family protein, yielding MSLQDITFTDKKDTRSGFGVGIYEAGKQNPNVVALCADLVGSLKLEKFIEDFPERFIQTGIAEANMIGIAAGLTIGGKIPVATTFANFGTGRVYDQIRQSVAYSDKNVKICCSHAGLTLGEDGATHQILEDIGLMKMLPHMTVVVPCDYNQTRLATKAIIERNGPTYLRFGRPVWPIFTEAEDQNFEIGKAQFLSEGTDVTIIACGHLVWHAVLAGQELEKKGISVELINMHTIKPLDVEAILKSVKKTGCVVTAEEHQMAGGLGESVASVLIQNHLVPQEFVAVNDSFGESGTPDQLLEKYGLMPKNIIEKVEKVISRK
- a CDS encoding DUF1761 domain-containing protein, which encodes MQINFFLTMAIAGIIPMIVGSIWYNPKVFGNAWMQTVGVSEEKLREGFNPLLVFGLAYVLSVFIAFALSGIVIHQMGFFGMLQNHFTEEATQQLFGSVMQTYGNEFRTFKHGALHGAIAGIGLALPMVTTNALFERKGFKYIAINSGYWIVCLILMGGFICQFADLNSLG